A window of Pedobacter lusitanus contains these coding sequences:
- a CDS encoding MlaE family ABC transporter permease — MDPNTENPNITPRKYVISKKLDSMFFGIYHAYQFVARFFREVFVPPYEFKEIIHQCYEVGYKSLPLISLTGFITGVVFTNQSRPSLANFGATSWLPSLISIAIIRALAPLVTALIAAGKVGSNMGAELGSMKVTEQIDAMEVSATNPFKYLVVSRILATTFMIPILVMYTACVALMGAFLSVHSNEQTSFSMFFSQVFDTISFLDIFSTTFKSTVFGFTIGVVGCYHGYNSSKGTEGVGRAANSAVVAAMFLIFVEEIIIVQIVNAFR; from the coding sequence ATGGATCCTAACACAGAAAATCCGAATATCACGCCTCGCAAATATGTCATCTCTAAAAAACTTGACAGCATGTTCTTCGGTATATATCACGCTTATCAATTTGTAGCTCGCTTTTTCAGAGAAGTCTTTGTACCACCCTACGAGTTTAAAGAAATTATACATCAATGTTATGAAGTAGGTTATAAATCCCTGCCACTCATTTCACTCACCGGCTTTATTACTGGTGTCGTATTTACGAATCAATCAAGACCATCACTGGCAAATTTCGGAGCAACTTCCTGGTTACCTTCATTGATTTCCATTGCAATTATACGTGCATTAGCTCCGCTGGTTACTGCGTTAATTGCTGCTGGAAAAGTAGGCTCCAATATGGGTGCAGAACTGGGTTCTATGAAAGTTACTGAACAGATTGACGCGATGGAAGTGTCGGCAACAAATCCATTTAAATACCTGGTAGTTAGCAGAATATTAGCCACTACCTTTATGATCCCTATACTGGTAATGTATACTGCATGTGTAGCATTAATGGGCGCCTTTTTAAGTGTTCACAGTAATGAACAAACGAGTTTTTCAATGTTCTTTTCACAGGTATTTGATACAATCAGCTTTTTAGATATATTTTCTACTACCTTTAAGTCAACCGTTTTTGGCTTTACCATTGGTGTAGTTGGATGCTATCATGGATATAATTCATCAAAAGGTACTGAGGGAGTTGGAAGAGCAGCCAATTCGGCGGTTGTTGCAGCGATGTTCCTGATCTTTGTTGAAGAAATTATTATTGTTCAAATTGTAAATGCTTTCCGTTAA
- a CDS encoding ABC transporter ATP-binding protein: MIRQQKAIDRNNAVISIKGLKKAFGDLQVLRGVDLEVYQGENLVVLGRSGTGKSVLIKVISGLLLPDQGDVDVLGLKVEHLSTKELMALRLKVGFSFQNSALYDSMTVRQNLEFPLVRNSRNLRRKQINHEVENVLDAVGLSQTIEQMPSELSGGQRKRIGIARTLILRPEIMLYDEPTAGLDPITCIEINNLINEVQEKYKTTSIIITHDLTCAKETGDRIAMLLDGQFAIQGTFDEVFASKDERVQSFYNYNFTQ, translated from the coding sequence ATGATCAGACAACAGAAAGCAATAGACAGAAATAATGCTGTTATTTCAATCAAAGGCTTAAAGAAAGCTTTTGGGGACCTGCAGGTATTAAGAGGTGTAGATCTGGAAGTATATCAGGGAGAAAACCTGGTTGTACTGGGACGCTCAGGTACAGGAAAATCGGTATTGATTAAAGTTATCTCAGGTCTGCTCCTTCCCGATCAGGGTGATGTAGATGTGCTGGGTTTAAAAGTAGAGCATTTAAGTACTAAAGAGCTGATGGCATTAAGACTTAAGGTGGGATTTTCTTTTCAGAACAGTGCTTTATATGATAGTATGACTGTACGTCAGAATCTTGAATTTCCATTGGTAAGAAACTCCAGAAATCTGAGACGTAAGCAGATTAATCATGAAGTTGAAAATGTACTGGATGCCGTTGGTTTGTCACAAACGATAGAACAAATGCCTTCAGAACTTTCCGGCGGACAGCGTAAACGGATCGGTATTGCACGTACTTTAATTCTGAGACCGGAGATCATGCTTTATGATGAGCCCACTGCCGGCCTTGACCCTATCACCTGTATCGAAATTAATAACCTGATCAATGAAGTTCAGGAAAAATACAAAACAACATCTATCATTATTACACACGATTTAACCTGTGCTAAAGAAACTGGCGACAGAATTGCTATGTTGCTGGATGGTCAGTTTGCTATACAGGGAACATTTGACGAAGTCTTTGCAAGCAAAGACGAACGTGTTCAATCTTTTTACAATTATAATTTTACACAATAA
- a CDS encoding MlaD family protein has translation MSATENKRSIVVGIFIFIGLVIFIAGVLTLGGKQKRFVSSITLKAIFNNVNGIQAGNNIFFSGVKIGTVSKINFYGNAQVEVTMHIEQAAQKYIHKNSVAKQGSEGFIGNKMIEILPGQGDAPQVEDGDRINVATALGPEDIMKTLQANNKNILAITDDFKKVTTDMLAGKGTLGTLLADTAMAGRLRQMTINLENASASTARVTSAVAQYTSKLNTKGTLTNELLTDTTVFASLKTAVKSLQNTAASASEMTNNLKVTSNKLNSDKNAVGVLLNDEQTAAKLKNTVSNLESSTKKLDENMEALQHNFLLRGFFKKKAKTEAAAKEKAEQEQK, from the coding sequence ATGAGCGCTACAGAAAACAAAAGGTCAATAGTTGTAGGAATTTTCATCTTTATCGGACTTGTTATATTCATCGCCGGAGTACTAACTTTAGGCGGAAAGCAAAAACGATTTGTAAGTAGTATTACCTTAAAAGCTATTTTCAACAACGTTAATGGTATCCAGGCTGGTAATAATATCTTCTTTTCGGGAGTAAAAATCGGGACTGTCAGTAAAATCAACTTTTACGGTAATGCACAGGTAGAAGTTACCATGCATATTGAGCAGGCTGCACAAAAATACATCCATAAGAATTCAGTAGCTAAACAAGGGTCTGAAGGTTTTATCGGTAATAAGATGATTGAAATCCTGCCGGGTCAGGGTGATGCCCCACAGGTTGAAGATGGAGACCGTATCAATGTGGCTACAGCTTTAGGTCCTGAGGATATTATGAAGACCTTACAGGCCAACAATAAAAATATTCTTGCTATTACAGATGATTTCAAAAAAGTAACGACTGATATGCTTGCAGGAAAAGGAACCTTAGGAACTTTACTGGCAGATACAGCGATGGCCGGACGTTTACGTCAGATGACAATTAACCTGGAAAATGCTTCGGCGAGTACAGCAAGAGTAACATCGGCAGTTGCCCAATATACTTCTAAACTGAATACCAAAGGTACTTTGACCAACGAATTGCTAACTGATACCACAGTATTTGCAAGTCTGAAAACAGCAGTTAAAAGTCTGCAGAATACAGCAGCATCAGCTTCAGAAATGACAAATAACCTAAAGGTGACCAGTAATAAGCTGAACTCAGATAAAAATGCCGTTGGTGTTTTACTGAATGACGAGCAGACTGCTGCCAAATTAAAAAACACGGTAAGTAACCTGGAATCAAGCACTAAAAAGCTGGATGAGAATATGGAAGCTTTACAGCACAACTTCCTGCTAAGAGGATTCTTCAAAAAGAAAGCTAAAACTGAAGCTGCTGCAAAGGAAAAAGCAGAACAGGAACAAAAATAA
- a CDS encoding PLP-dependent aminotransferase family protein has product MLPFKTLIVIDESSTIAIYRQIADQLIVMIRDGVMKPGTFLPSTREMAALLDKHRNTIVAAYEELITQDWIETLPRIGIRVSLNLPVIKPRSFQESGKKLTYSSPAKFSFKQNIPGLTTSAYSLKRSSIIINDGFPDADLAPYDGMLKEYRKLLRGAKIKKLMYLKDFGGTAALKESTVHFLNNSRGLNISTDNLLITRGAQMAIYLAAAMILKPGDNVLVTDPNYLIADSVFKQMGANLIRVPVDEDGMDIEAVEIALKSFKISLLYVIPHHHHPTTVTMSQSRRTKLLELIKSYQLPVIEDDYDYDFHYGNSPVLPLASSSHDSNVIYIGSFTKLLAPSCRIGYLIGPADFIIQATNLKRMIDLRGDTLMEEALSVIINSGELDRHIKKSKKIYSERCDQTALVIKDQLADVVDFTKPQGGLALWLKFNADYPLADVIPKAQSLGLILVGGAYYQGTDQKHNGIRFGFASLKEAEMYRAVELLHSITVLSKKQ; this is encoded by the coding sequence ATGCTTCCCTTTAAAACTCTGATAGTAATTGATGAAAGCAGTACTATAGCTATATATAGACAAATAGCTGATCAGTTAATTGTTATGATCAGAGATGGAGTGATGAAGCCGGGTACATTTTTGCCCAGCACCAGAGAGATGGCTGCTTTACTTGATAAACATCGTAATACGATAGTTGCTGCTTATGAGGAACTGATTACGCAGGACTGGATTGAAACACTACCCAGAATTGGGATCAGAGTCTCATTAAATCTGCCGGTAATCAAGCCGAGATCTTTTCAGGAAAGCGGAAAAAAACTGACCTATTCGAGCCCTGCAAAATTCAGTTTTAAGCAAAATATTCCCGGCTTGACAACCAGCGCTTATTCGCTAAAGCGTTCATCAATCATTATTAATGACGGTTTCCCTGATGCTGATCTGGCTCCTTATGATGGGATGCTTAAAGAATACCGTAAATTACTCAGAGGTGCAAAGATTAAAAAGTTAATGTATCTCAAAGATTTTGGAGGTACAGCGGCGCTGAAAGAGTCTACTGTTCATTTTCTGAATAATTCCAGAGGTCTGAACATCTCAACTGATAATTTATTGATCACCAGAGGCGCGCAGATGGCTATCTATCTTGCAGCTGCGATGATTCTTAAACCAGGAGACAATGTTCTGGTTACTGACCCTAACTATTTGATTGCTGATAGTGTATTTAAACAAATGGGAGCGAATCTTATCCGTGTACCGGTAGATGAAGACGGAATGGATATTGAAGCCGTGGAGATTGCTTTAAAAAGCTTTAAGATTAGTTTGCTATATGTTATTCCTCATCACCATCATCCAACAACGGTAACAATGAGTCAGTCCCGAAGGACTAAACTGCTTGAACTGATAAAATCATATCAGTTACCAGTCATTGAGGATGATTACGATTATGATTTTCACTACGGTAATAGTCCGGTTCTTCCGCTTGCAAGCTCATCACATGACAGTAATGTAATCTATATTGGTTCTTTTACCAAACTTTTAGCACCGTCATGCAGGATAGGCTATTTAATAGGACCTGCTGATTTTATTATTCAGGCCACGAACTTAAAACGCATGATTGATTTAAGAGGAGATACGCTGATGGAAGAGGCTTTATCTGTGATTATCAATAGTGGTGAACTTGACAGACATATCAAAAAATCAAAGAAGATATATAGTGAACGCTGTGATCAGACTGCGCTGGTTATCAAAGATCAGCTTGCTGATGTGGTAGATTTTACAAAACCGCAGGGAGGACTGGCACTCTGGCTGAAATTTAACGCTGATTATCCTTTGGCTGATGTGATTCCAAAAGCACAGTCATTAGGCTTAATCCTAGTTGGAGGAGCATATTATCAGGGCACAGACCAAAAACACAATGGTATAAGGTTTGGATTTGCTTCGTTAAAGGAAGCTGAAATGTATCGTGCTGTTGAGCTCCTTCATAGCATTACAGTTCTTTCAAAAAAGCAATAA
- a CDS encoding DoxX family protein, translated as MKNEFSLPQLFLRLALGISYILPVLDRLGILGPAGTPNIAWGNWSNFVGYTNILLPFLNKSAAGFMGLIATLAEVVFAILLITGYKTRLAAQGSFLLTITFGLCMAIFTGIKAPFNYSVFTAGGASLLLACVPVYKWSIDHYLSKETL; from the coding sequence ATGAAAAACGAATTTTCACTGCCTCAATTATTTTTGCGTTTAGCACTGGGCATCAGTTATATCCTTCCTGTTTTAGACCGGCTGGGAATTTTAGGACCAGCAGGTACACCTAACATTGCCTGGGGTAACTGGAGTAACTTTGTTGGTTACACGAATATCCTGCTGCCGTTTTTAAATAAATCTGCCGCCGGATTCATGGGCCTCATTGCTACCCTGGCAGAGGTAGTTTTTGCCATATTACTGATTACAGGTTATAAAACAAGACTAGCCGCTCAAGGCAGTTTCCTGTTAACCATCACTTTCGGACTTTGTATGGCTATTTTTACCGGTATAAAAGCCCCTTTTAATTATTCTGTATTTACAGCTGGCGGAGCAAGTCTTTTGCTGGCCTGTGTCCCTGTTTATAAATGGAGTATAGATCATTACCTTTCTAAAGAAACCTTATAG
- a CDS encoding GNAT family N-acetyltransferase: MEILRLKPTDDLSAFWTILSTFRTNLSNETYKEVVSEMMEDGFHLIYILDNLEIAAFAGYRYVQKLFTGKTIYIDDLFTLPTYRGKGYAASLLKYIHEEAEATGMNKVELDSGPTRNDAHRLYLNSGYIISSMHFSRPVSI, from the coding sequence ATGGAAATTTTAAGATTAAAACCAACAGACGATTTGTCCGCCTTCTGGACTATACTAAGTACATTCCGTACCAATTTAAGTAATGAAACCTATAAAGAAGTCGTATCGGAAATGATGGAGGATGGTTTTCACCTGATTTATATCTTGGACAACCTGGAGATTGCCGCTTTTGCCGGATACCGTTATGTACAAAAGCTTTTTACAGGTAAGACTATATACATTGATGACTTGTTTACGCTACCAACTTATCGTGGTAAGGGTTATGCTGCTTCATTGCTGAAATATATTCATGAGGAAGCTGAAGCAACAGGAATGAATAAAGTTGAGCTGGATAGTGGCCCAACCAGAAACGATGCACACAGGTTATATTTAAACAGCGGCTATATCATTTCCAGTATGCACTTCTCCCGCCCGGTTTCCATCTAA
- a CDS encoding winged helix-turn-helix transcriptional regulator → MKSREIAEENKICPLEMAVNTISGKWKIPIVWQINEGKKRPSEFLRGIAKVDRRVLNQQLKEMEQDGILSKAVFNELPPRVEYALTDLGEKLVIVLWSLNDWGKLLIEKS, encoded by the coding sequence ATGAAATCCAGAGAGATAGCAGAAGAAAATAAAATTTGTCCATTAGAAATGGCAGTGAATACAATTAGCGGAAAATGGAAAATCCCGATTGTCTGGCAGATTAATGAAGGAAAGAAACGTCCGAGTGAATTCCTTAGAGGAATTGCAAAAGTAGACAGAAGAGTATTAAATCAGCAGCTGAAAGAAATGGAACAGGATGGGATTCTGAGTAAAGCTGTCTTTAATGAGCTTCCACCCAGAGTCGAGTATGCATTGACCGATCTGGGAGAGAAGCTTGTAATTGTTTTATGGTCATTAAATGACTGGGGTAAATTATTGATTGAAAAGAGTTAG
- a CDS encoding DNA alkylation repair protein — protein MSKPAKRKGARSTKDIPRDILEQLNSGFIETANLVEWLAVDQKFLLQNFLTQTARILYFEPVIQQITQLKKQTVNTINETIGTTILKQAAIHEDQEIFELMAQHQADLVRCWATYMIGKNTDLSILQVLDAIQPFAADQHFGVREICWMAVRQPITQNLIQSIHILSGWTTMADENIRRFSTEATRPRGVWCNHIDQLKDNPVLGLTILEPLKSDPSKYVQDSVGNWLNDASKTRPDFVIATTAKWEKESGSKETAYILKKALRTVNK, from the coding sequence ATGAGTAAACCAGCCAAACGCAAAGGAGCCAGATCAACTAAAGATATTCCCCGGGACATTTTAGAACAGCTAAATTCCGGATTTATAGAAACTGCCAATTTAGTAGAGTGGTTAGCTGTTGATCAGAAATTTCTGCTACAGAATTTTCTAACTCAGACTGCAAGAATATTATATTTTGAACCGGTGATTCAACAGATCACCCAGCTCAAAAAACAAACTGTAAATACGATCAATGAGACTATAGGAACAACCATTTTGAAACAGGCGGCTATTCATGAGGACCAGGAGATATTTGAGCTGATGGCGCAACATCAGGCTGATTTAGTCCGGTGCTGGGCTACCTATATGATTGGTAAAAATACAGACTTATCAATTTTGCAGGTCCTTGATGCGATACAACCGTTTGCTGCCGATCAACATTTTGGTGTAAGGGAAATATGCTGGATGGCAGTCAGACAGCCTATTACACAAAACCTTATTCAGAGTATTCATATCCTGTCCGGGTGGACCACGATGGCTGATGAAAACATCAGGCGCTTCAGCACTGAAGCGACACGTCCAAGAGGAGTTTGGTGTAATCATATAGACCAGTTGAAAGACAATCCGGTATTAGGTCTTACTATTTTAGAACCATTAAAATCAGATCCGTCAAAATACGTACAGGATAGTGTTGGCAACTGGTTGAATGATGCCAGCAAAACCCGGCCGGATTTTGTGATCGCAACCACTGCAAAATGGGAAAAGGAAAGCGGCTCTAAAGAAACCGCTTATATCCTGAAAAAAGCATTAAGAACAGTTAACAAATAG
- the msrB gene encoding peptide-methionine (R)-S-oxide reductase MsrB, giving the protein MKTILNSMVLLLLFFSGYSQNKTTKNPYYSRTDTTVLKVSNTVWKKILPAELYAVARTGATQQAFTGSLWNSERKGTYYCAVCGNALFKSDAKFASTCGWPSFFEPVRKKSTVYREDNSLGMQRTEVLCARCGSHLGHIFDDGPAPTHKRFCMNSVSLDFEPDGLGR; this is encoded by the coding sequence ATGAAAACTATATTAAACTCCATGGTGCTTTTATTGTTGTTTTTCTCTGGCTACAGTCAAAATAAAACCACAAAAAACCCTTATTATTCCAGAACAGATACCACTGTATTAAAGGTAAGTAACACCGTATGGAAAAAGATTCTTCCGGCCGAGCTTTATGCGGTTGCCAGGACGGGGGCTACCCAGCAGGCTTTTACCGGCAGTCTCTGGAATTCGGAACGTAAAGGAACTTATTACTGTGCTGTTTGCGGAAATGCCCTGTTCAAGTCTGATGCGAAGTTTGCAAGTACCTGCGGATGGCCCAGTTTTTTCGAGCCTGTCAGAAAAAAAAGTACGGTATACAGAGAAGATAATTCTCTGGGTATGCAAAGAACAGAAGTGCTGTGTGCACGTTGTGGTTCACATCTGGGACATATCTTTGATGACGGGCCGGCACCAACGCATAAGCGCTTCTGTATGAATTCAGTATCTCTTGACTTTGAACCTGATGGCTTAGGCAGATAA
- a CDS encoding TlpA disulfide reductase family protein: protein MIKKTTLLAAGALLPFALFAQQPFSIKGEIKSLQPGDKIFLNYIADGKSVLDSAIAAKGTFTFNGKIKDPARGVLYKKSNVKGVKSDALPFYLESGNIEVAATDSLKKATINGSLINRDNSKLKSQSKTVQDQIDILNAEYAKFTPEQKKDKAFIDSFEKRYENISAGLTPIYLDYARNNPDSYISIVVLSQLATNDKVHSDAEQLFQALSPKVRETSTGKSIAGYFEAAKKTKVGLQAIDFTQNDVNDKPVKLSDFKGKYVLVDFWASWCGPCRQENPNVVSAYNQYKDKGFTVLGVSLDQPGKKAAWLKAIEDDKLAWTQVSDLKFWDNAVAKLYGIRSIPSNFLIDPSGKIIAKGLREEALHNKLAEIFDAKSK, encoded by the coding sequence ATGATAAAAAAAACTACACTACTTGCCGCCGGAGCCCTGCTCCCATTTGCCCTGTTTGCTCAACAACCATTTAGCATAAAAGGAGAAATTAAAAGCCTGCAGCCAGGGGATAAAATTTTCCTGAACTACATTGCAGACGGAAAGAGTGTTCTGGACTCTGCGATAGCAGCAAAAGGCACATTTACTTTCAATGGCAAAATTAAAGATCCAGCCAGAGGTGTTTTATACAAAAAATCAAATGTAAAGGGAGTTAAAAGTGATGCACTTCCCTTTTATCTGGAATCAGGCAACATTGAAGTAGCTGCAACTGACTCACTAAAAAAAGCCACAATAAACGGTTCATTGATCAATAGAGACAACAGCAAACTCAAATCCCAGTCAAAAACAGTTCAGGATCAGATTGACATACTCAATGCTGAATATGCTAAATTCACTCCCGAACAGAAAAAAGATAAAGCTTTTATAGATAGTTTTGAAAAGCGTTATGAAAATATTTCAGCAGGACTAACCCCTATTTATCTTGATTACGCACGTAATAACCCGGATTCATACATAAGTATTGTAGTGCTGTCTCAGTTAGCTACAAATGACAAAGTTCACTCTGATGCAGAACAACTGTTTCAGGCTCTTTCACCAAAAGTCAGAGAGACCAGTACCGGAAAAAGCATAGCAGGCTACTTTGAGGCAGCAAAAAAGACAAAAGTCGGATTGCAGGCTATAGACTTCACGCAGAATGATGTTAACGATAAACCAGTGAAATTATCAGACTTCAAAGGGAAGTACGTATTGGTAGACTTCTGGGCATCATGGTGTGGTCCCTGCAGACAGGAAAACCCCAATGTAGTTAGTGCTTACAACCAGTATAAAGACAAAGGATTTACTGTGCTGGGTGTTTCACTGGACCAGCCAGGAAAAAAAGCGGCATGGCTAAAAGCTATTGAAGATGATAAACTAGCCTGGACGCAGGTTTCCGATCTGAAATTCTGGGATAATGCTGTGGCAAAATTATATGGAATCAGATCTATACCATCAAACTTCCTGATTGATCCTTCCGGCAAAATTATCGCAAAAGGATTAAGAGAAGAAGCTCTGCATAACAAACTTGCAGAAATTTTTGATGCAAAATCCAAATAG